In Wolinella succinogenes DSM 1740, a single genomic region encodes these proteins:
- a CDS encoding IS3-like element IS1302 family transposase gives MVEFSKDLGEEKMSRKRKSYSAEFKTRVVLELLGGEETVAQIASKYEITPKSLIDWKKQFLENASLVFDVGSATKAYKDEIEELKTENDALAKKLGKTTIERDWAVGKLKSLGLSNKKDLVTPKLKNLSMARQCEIIDLNRSTLYYEPKPISDNDLKIMKRIDEIYTDISSTYGYRFMHRQLLEDGFSIGVNKVNKLMNTMGIQAIFPKKKRHTSIKNYKHKIYPYLLRELEINRANQVWSGDITYIPIKGGFVYLCAIIDWHSKTILSWKISTTMDTSLVTDVLKEAIEKYDIPVIFNSDQGSQYTSHEHTELLKKHNIQISMNGKGRSIDNIAIERFFRTLKYDEIYINEYSSISDLRFKVSRYINFYNHNRFHSALNYQKPMNVYLEGLKNVA, from the coding sequence ATGGTAGAATTTTCTAAAGATTTAGGAGAGGAAAAAATGAGTAGAAAAAGAAAAAGCTATAGTGCAGAATTTAAAACTAGAGTTGTCTTAGAATTACTAGGTGGCGAAGAGACTGTAGCACAGATTGCCAGTAAATATGAGATTACACCAAAAAGTCTCATTGATTGGAAAAAGCAGTTTTTAGAGAATGCATCACTAGTATTTGATGTAGGTTCGGCTACTAAAGCCTATAAAGATGAGATAGAAGAGCTAAAAACAGAGAATGATGCTCTAGCAAAGAAATTAGGAAAAACAACCATAGAGAGGGATTGGGCAGTGGGAAAGCTAAAGAGCTTGGGCTTATCAAATAAAAAAGATCTTGTCACACCCAAGCTAAAGAATCTCTCCATGGCAAGACAATGTGAAATAATAGATTTAAATCGCTCAACCCTTTATTATGAACCTAAACCCATATCAGACAATGATTTAAAAATCATGAAAAGGATAGATGAGATATATACTGATATATCCTCAACCTATGGCTATCGGTTTATGCATAGGCAGCTTTTGGAAGATGGATTTTCAATTGGTGTAAATAAAGTCAATAAGCTAATGAACACTATGGGGATACAGGCAATCTTTCCAAAAAAGAAACGACACACATCCATTAAAAACTATAAACATAAAATCTATCCATATCTACTACGAGAGCTTGAAATTAACAGAGCCAATCAGGTTTGGAGTGGAGATATTACCTATATCCCAATCAAGGGTGGTTTCGTGTATTTGTGCGCCATTATTGATTGGCACAGTAAAACGATACTCTCATGGAAAATATCAACAACTATGGATACATCTCTTGTAACAGATGTTTTAAAAGAAGCCATTGAAAAATATGACATTCCTGTAATATTCAACTCCGACCAAGGTAGCCAATATACCAGCCATGAACATACAGAACTTCTCAAGAAACACAACATTCAAATCTCTATGAACGGTAAAGGCAGATCCATTGATAATATTGCCATTGAGAGATTTTTTAGGACTTTAAAATATGATGAAATCTATATCAATGAGTATAGCTCTATTTCAGATCTCAGATTTAAGGTTTCAAGATATATCAATTTTTACAATCACAATAGATTTCATTCAGCACTAAATTATCAAAAGCCCATGAATGTTTATCTAGAAGGGTTGAAAAACGTTGCTTAA
- a CDS encoding protein-methionine-sulfoxide reductase heme-binding subunit MsrQ: MALAGILLIPLMILLYRILGGESPDPLKEIYTYTGLGALALLFGTLALTPLSRYSSPKLISYRRFLGLFSFFYATLHFGAYLILDLSLEWSALWNQAVQKPFVLLGFFGWMILAGLALTSIPKLWKRFQRGHIVIYLALWLGAIHYFMAQKVAQSPHYFVLFLALLLTLLKAIRLSSRLKRLSNKL; this comes from the coding sequence GTGGCTCTTGCAGGGATTCTTCTCATCCCTCTCATGATTCTCCTCTATAGGATTCTAGGGGGTGAGAGCCCTGATCCACTTAAAGAGATTTACACTTATACGGGTCTTGGCGCGCTAGCATTGCTTTTTGGCACGCTCGCGCTCACCCCGCTTTCTCGCTACTCTTCCCCAAAACTCATCTCCTATCGTCGATTCCTTGGACTTTTTAGCTTCTTTTATGCCACCCTCCACTTTGGCGCCTACCTCATTCTCGATTTGTCCCTAGAGTGGAGCGCCCTATGGAATCAGGCGGTGCAAAAACCTTTTGTCCTTCTTGGATTTTTTGGATGGATGATCTTGGCGGGGTTGGCGCTAACTTCGATTCCCAAGCTCTGGAAAAGATTCCAAAGAGGACACATTGTGATCTATTTAGCCCTTTGGCTAGGGGCGATTCACTACTTCATGGCACAAAAAGTCGCCCAAAGCCCGCACTACTTTGTGCTCTTTTTAGCTCTACTCCTCACCCTTCTTAAGGCGATTAGGCTATCCTCTCGCCTTAAGCGCCTCAGCAATAAGCTCTAG
- a CDS encoding protein disulfide-isomerase encodes MTKTLLKVALASSLVASLALAKSFEENLEALVQTKTGMPIKVVKSYELEGFKEMKFVSVESATSGQRFPLFASLDGNNIIGFSNLFFTQNAKNDEIVQNAIKEIQNFNETAKGKKLNEIFKSIPENRYVNLKSTGNNVKKTLVVVTDPECPYCRNEMKTIEEKLKDHHIKIILAPVGARTAFVKSQIAMDKIKEAKSDKEKISILREVYADSYKIPENLRNQPTKLIDENAEKIYSSGLIRGVPFVFEME; translated from the coding sequence ATGACAAAAACCCTGCTCAAAGTCGCCCTCGCCAGCTCCCTTGTCGCCTCCTTGGCTCTTGCTAAAAGCTTTGAAGAGAATCTCGAAGCTCTAGTCCAAACCAAAACAGGCATGCCCATCAAAGTGGTCAAAAGCTACGAACTTGAAGGCTTCAAAGAGATGAAGTTCGTGAGCGTTGAGAGCGCCACTAGCGGCCAGCGATTCCCTCTGTTTGCCTCACTAGATGGCAACAATATCATTGGATTCTCTAATCTCTTCTTCACCCAAAACGCCAAAAATGATGAGATCGTCCAAAACGCTATCAAAGAGATTCAAAACTTCAACGAGACCGCCAAAGGCAAAAAGCTCAACGAAATTTTCAAATCGATTCCTGAGAATCGCTATGTGAATCTCAAATCCACAGGCAACAATGTCAAAAAGACGCTTGTGGTCGTCACCGACCCTGAGTGCCCCTACTGCCGCAACGAGATGAAGACGATTGAAGAGAAGCTCAAAGATCACCACATCAAAATTATCCTCGCTCCCGTGGGTGCACGCACCGCTTTTGTGAAGAGCCAGATCGCCATGGATAAGATTAAAGAGGCCAAGAGCGATAAAGAGAAGATCTCTATCCTAAGAGAGGTCTATGCAGACAGCTACAAAATTCCTGAAAACCTTCGCAATCAACCCACCAAACTCATCGATGAAAATGCCGAAAAGATCTACAGTAGCGGTCTTATTCGAGGGGTTCCTTTTGTTTTTGAAATGGAATAG
- a CDS encoding glycosyltransferase family 4 protein, protein MVFVFLVSLLSSIVVMQASSHKGFFLDDHDSSKPQRFHHAPTPRAGGLAIFLASLAVVWLIPWGWAFMLASSLAFASGIIEDFKGTLTPKVRLFIQLSAALAGVWLVDALILDIGIDWILPWGLGLVFTLFAVVGAINSINIIDGFNGLASGVAMMVLFSLALAAHSVGDGEILCLSLSVLAATLGFFVLNFPKGKIFLGDGGAYFLGFVIVEIAIMLSQKHEEISPWFVLGVMIYPVYEVLFSVYRRRLVRGLSALHPDGIHLHSLLFKRKARNNPKTSILVWMLTAPFIFLPLGYKGNEKWLILTILLFVVGYNWLYHALVNFKVRQKRRAKKRA, encoded by the coding sequence ATGGTGTTTGTGTTTTTGGTGTCGCTGCTCTCTTCTATTGTTGTGATGCAAGCTTCTTCTCACAAAGGCTTTTTCCTTGATGATCACGACTCAAGCAAGCCCCAGCGCTTCCACCATGCGCCCACACCTAGGGCGGGAGGGCTGGCGATTTTCCTGGCCTCCTTGGCGGTAGTGTGGCTGATCCCTTGGGGGTGGGCTTTTATGCTGGCGAGCTCCTTGGCTTTTGCTAGTGGAATCATCGAAGATTTTAAAGGCACCCTCACGCCAAAGGTGCGCCTCTTTATCCAGCTAAGTGCTGCTTTGGCGGGAGTGTGGCTGGTGGATGCATTGATTCTTGATATAGGGATTGATTGGATTTTGCCTTGGGGATTGGGGCTTGTTTTCACGCTCTTTGCGGTGGTGGGTGCGATCAATTCGATCAATATCATTGATGGATTCAATGGGCTTGCCTCGGGAGTGGCGATGATGGTACTCTTCTCGTTGGCGTTGGCGGCACACTCGGTGGGAGATGGAGAGATCCTTTGCCTCTCTTTGAGCGTGCTAGCAGCGACGCTTGGATTTTTTGTGCTCAATTTCCCCAAGGGGAAGATATTTCTTGGGGATGGCGGGGCTTATTTTCTGGGTTTTGTGATCGTTGAGATTGCGATCATGCTGAGCCAAAAGCACGAAGAGATTTCGCCTTGGTTTGTGCTTGGGGTGATGATCTATCCCGTCTATGAGGTGCTCTTCTCCGTCTATCGCCGCCGTTTGGTGCGGGGGCTCTCCGCGCTCCACCCCGATGGCATCCATCTCCATTCACTCCTGTTTAAGCGCAAGGCCAGAAACAACCCCAAGACCTCGATTCTTGTATGGATGCTCACCGCCCCCTTTATCTTTTTGCCCCTTGGGTATAAGGGCAACGAGAAGTGGCTAATATTGACGATTCTTCTTTTTGTGGTGGGGTACAACTGGCTCTATCACGCGCTAGTGAATTTCAAGGTGCGCCAAAAGCGGCGCGCCAAGAAGAGGGCTTAG
- the htpG gene encoding molecular chaperone HtpG encodes MSMAKHTFQTEVNQLLDLMIHSLYSNKEIFLRELISNASDALEKLQYLTLTDENLKNLQYTPRIDIHFDEEKKILTLSDTGIGMNESDLVENLGTIAKSGTKSFVSRLSGDKKKDSALIGQFGVGFYAAFMVADKIVVTTKKAGEESAYAWLSEGKGDYEITPCSKESHGTEIKLFLKEEEKEFASRWRLEEIIKKYSDHIPFPIFLHYTQKKNDQEESKEEQVNKAFALWRISKNELKEEDYKEFYKSLSHDSHDPLAWVHIKVEGSQEYTTLFYLPSKAPFDLYRVDYRSGVKLYVKRVFITDDDKELLPSYLRFVRGIIDSEDLPLNVSREILQQNRILANIKSASTKKILAEIENLAKDEEKYEAFFKEFGRALKEGLYGDFENKEKLLELMRFHSSLSPNKKISLQSYKERMKEGQKAIYYLMGENADLLQNSPLLEKFKKREIEVLFFDEEIDSIVMPMVNQYGDLPLKAINSAEADKDFEEESVSEEEKERFKPLLERFEKALSGEIKSVRLSKRLVDSPACVVADEDDPNFAMIKMMRQMGNALGDFPEPKPILELNPEHPMVGKLLALEDEERASDYAHLLLDQAKLLESGSLKDAVGFAKRLNAMLERAI; translated from the coding sequence ATTTCTATGGCAAAACACACCTTTCAGACCGAGGTCAATCAACTCCTTGACCTCATGATTCACTCGCTCTACTCTAACAAAGAGATTTTCCTCCGCGAGCTCATCTCCAATGCCTCCGATGCACTAGAGAAGCTCCAGTATCTCACCCTCACGGATGAGAACCTCAAAAACCTCCAATACACTCCAAGAATCGACATCCACTTTGATGAGGAGAAAAAGATTCTCACTCTAAGCGATACGGGAATCGGGATGAATGAGAGCGACCTAGTCGAAAACCTCGGCACCATCGCTAAAAGCGGGACCAAGAGCTTCGTCTCGAGGCTCAGTGGCGACAAGAAGAAAGATTCGGCGCTCATCGGCCAGTTTGGAGTGGGATTCTATGCGGCATTCATGGTCGCTGACAAAATTGTTGTCACCACGAAAAAAGCGGGCGAAGAGAGCGCCTATGCGTGGCTTAGCGAGGGCAAGGGCGACTATGAGATCACCCCATGCTCCAAAGAGAGCCATGGAACCGAGATCAAACTCTTCCTCAAAGAGGAGGAGAAGGAGTTCGCTAGCCGCTGGCGACTTGAGGAGATCATCAAAAAATACTCCGACCACATCCCCTTCCCCATCTTCCTCCACTACACTCAAAAAAAGAACGACCAAGAGGAATCCAAAGAGGAGCAGGTGAACAAAGCTTTCGCCCTGTGGAGAATCTCCAAAAACGAGCTCAAAGAGGAGGACTACAAAGAGTTCTACAAGAGCCTAAGCCACGATTCTCATGATCCTCTAGCATGGGTGCACATCAAGGTCGAGGGAAGCCAAGAGTACACCACGCTCTTTTACCTCCCCTCCAAGGCGCCCTTTGACCTCTATCGCGTGGACTATCGCTCAGGCGTGAAGCTCTATGTCAAGCGTGTCTTCATCACCGATGATGACAAAGAGCTCCTCCCTAGCTATCTGCGATTTGTGCGGGGAATCATCGATAGCGAAGACCTACCACTCAATGTCAGCCGGGAGATTCTCCAGCAAAACCGAATCCTCGCCAATATCAAATCCGCCTCGACCAAAAAGATCCTCGCCGAAATCGAGAATCTTGCCAAAGACGAGGAGAAGTATGAAGCTTTCTTCAAGGAGTTTGGACGAGCGCTCAAAGAGGGTCTCTATGGGGATTTTGAGAACAAAGAGAAGCTCCTAGAGCTCATGCGATTCCACTCTAGCCTCAGTCCCAACAAGAAAATCTCTCTCCAAAGCTACAAGGAGCGCATGAAAGAGGGGCAAAAGGCGATCTACTATCTCATGGGTGAAAACGCCGATTTGCTTCAGAACTCGCCCCTCTTGGAGAAATTCAAAAAACGCGAAATTGAGGTGCTCTTCTTTGACGAGGAGATCGATTCTATCGTCATGCCTATGGTGAATCAGTATGGCGACCTCCCCCTTAAGGCGATCAATAGCGCCGAAGCGGATAAGGACTTTGAAGAGGAGAGCGTGAGCGAAGAAGAAAAAGAGCGCTTCAAGCCCCTGCTAGAGCGCTTTGAAAAGGCGCTCAGCGGAGAGATCAAGAGCGTGCGCCTCTCCAAGAGACTCGTTGATTCTCCTGCGTGCGTGGTGGCGGACGAGGACGATCCTAACTTTGCCATGATCAAAATGATGCGCCAGATGGGCAATGCCCTAGGTGACTTCCCCGAGCCCAAACCCATCTTGGAGCTCAACCCCGAACATCCTATGGTGGGCAAGCTTCTAGCGCTAGAGGATGAGGAGCGCGCCAGCGACTACGCTCATCTATTGCTAGATCAAGCCAAGCTCCTAGAGAGCGGGAGTCTCAAAGACGCCGTAGGCTTTGCTAAGCGGCTCAACGCTATGCTAGAGAGGGCGATCTAA
- a CDS encoding helix-turn-helix domain-containing protein produces the protein MESRDLKVMLKQAGLSKKEFAQIVGLSQQTVSNWGCSKNIPRWVESWLELYIDSRRFRELKQQFQEMGICHFVEEGRRI, from the coding sequence ATGGAAAGCCGAGATTTGAAAGTGATGCTAAAGCAGGCGGGATTGTCAAAAAAAGAGTTTGCGCAGATTGTGGGACTCTCTCAGCAGACCGTGAGCAATTGGGGGTGCAGCAAAAATATACCCCGATGGGTAGAGAGCTGGCTAGAGCTCTATATCGATTCTCGACGTTTTAGAGAGCTAAAACAGCAGTTCCAAGAGATGGGGATTTGTCACTTTGTGGAAGAGGGGAGGAGAATCTAG
- a CDS encoding potassium/proton antiporter has product MDNLELYLLISALLMLLSVVSSKLSDKFGIPALFIFLGLGMLAGSDGILGIYFDNAKLAQSVGTLALIFILFGGGLDTSWKAIKPVLGAGLALATFGVIFTALFVALSVRYLLDFTWQESLLLGAIISSTDAAAVFAILRAQGISLKKRLAPLLELESGSNDPMAIFLTVAILQMILLPESSSLGEWIGKFFLQFLVGGIMGYLFGILLPPIFNRIHLGHYGLYPVFSIAWVLLLFSASSFLGGNGFLAVYIAGIASNAREFVHKKNLIGFHDGLAWIMQIAVFLTLGLLVFPSDLPAIAPAAIGISLWLIFVARPLGVFLTLTFSSLSLQEKSFISWVGLRGAVPIILATYPFLAGLESSSLIFNTIFFIVLTSILIQGTTLPRVAKWLKVEESKESKVPEPSIIASPLLHHTLKQFYITKNSSVIGKSIAELELPSEFLILLIKREKEQIKPTGSTLFEEGDMLLIQCEDPALFRQIVRSFAPLES; this is encoded by the coding sequence ATGGACAATCTTGAACTCTATCTCCTCATTAGCGCCCTCTTAATGCTTCTTAGCGTGGTTTCTAGCAAGCTTTCAGACAAGTTTGGAATCCCTGCGCTTTTTATCTTTTTAGGGCTTGGGATGCTAGCGGGATCCGATGGGATTCTTGGAATCTACTTTGACAACGCCAAACTCGCCCAAAGCGTTGGCACCCTCGCGCTCATCTTCATCCTTTTTGGCGGAGGGCTTGACACCTCATGGAAAGCGATCAAGCCCGTGCTAGGCGCAGGACTCGCGCTAGCCACTTTTGGGGTGATTTTCACCGCACTCTTTGTGGCGCTCAGCGTGCGCTATTTGCTTGATTTCACATGGCAAGAATCGCTCCTTCTAGGCGCCATCATCTCTTCAACCGATGCCGCGGCTGTTTTTGCGATATTGCGCGCCCAAGGAATCTCACTCAAAAAACGCCTCGCCCCTCTACTAGAGCTTGAATCAGGCAGCAACGACCCCATGGCGATCTTCCTCACAGTGGCGATTTTGCAGATGATTCTCCTCCCTGAGAGCTCCTCACTAGGGGAGTGGATCGGGAAATTTTTCCTGCAGTTTTTAGTCGGGGGAATCATGGGCTATCTTTTTGGGATTCTCCTCCCTCCTATCTTCAATCGCATTCATCTGGGGCACTATGGACTCTATCCTGTCTTTAGCATCGCATGGGTCTTGCTCCTTTTTAGTGCAAGCTCTTTTTTGGGAGGGAATGGATTCTTAGCCGTCTATATCGCAGGCATCGCCTCTAATGCCCGCGAATTTGTCCACAAAAAGAATCTCATCGGATTCCATGATGGGCTCGCATGGATCATGCAGATCGCCGTTTTTCTCACGCTCGGCCTCTTGGTCTTCCCTTCTGATCTCCCCGCCATCGCCCCTGCAGCCATTGGTATCTCTTTGTGGCTTATCTTTGTAGCGCGTCCTTTGGGGGTTTTTCTCACGCTCACTTTCAGCTCTTTAAGCCTCCAAGAGAAGAGTTTCATCTCTTGGGTGGGTCTTAGGGGCGCAGTTCCGATTATCCTAGCGACCTATCCGTTTTTAGCAGGACTGGAAAGCTCTTCGCTCATCTTTAACACCATCTTTTTTATCGTGCTCACTTCCATACTCATCCAAGGCACCACCCTCCCAAGGGTCGCCAAATGGCTCAAGGTCGAAGAATCCAAAGAGTCCAAAGTGCCCGAACCAAGCATCATCGCCTCGCCTCTTTTGCATCACACGCTCAAACAGTTCTATATCACTAAAAACTCTAGCGTCATTGGCAAAAGTATTGCCGAGCTGGAGCTTCCTAGTGAATTCTTGATTCTTCTCATCAAGCGAGAAAAAGAGCAGATCAAGCCCACAGGCTCAACCCTCTTTGAGGAGGGCGATATGCTTCTCATCCAGTGTGAAGATCCTGCACTCTTTCGCCAGATCGTTCGCTCTTTCGCGCCTTTGGAATCTTAG
- a CDS encoding ABC transporter permease has protein sequence MKLLEGFHLGTGALLFLALLVILFLWRSHPLLARQSLIASSRALIQISLLGVALLWIFEHDSWFFNLTALLLMLLFASLEAKESGFSRRPRLILFLVLGGSSLIALPLGLLTQTLSGSSREFIPIAGMVVGNSLSAYLLCAKTLQEQLLGNLPLIEGKLALGDTLAHATQEERQRTMERAMLPLLNNLKNLGVIFIPGAMTGMLLAGFEPMQAASLQLSIMLLLFFGSLSACYITSHYLYKEVFYIPRFKG, from the coding sequence GTGAAACTCTTGGAGGGATTTCACCTAGGGACAGGAGCACTCCTATTCTTAGCGCTTCTTGTGATTCTCTTTTTGTGGCGTTCCCATCCGCTCCTAGCGCGCCAAAGTCTCATCGCCTCCAGTCGCGCCCTCATCCAAATCTCCCTCCTTGGTGTGGCGCTTTTGTGGATTTTTGAACACGATTCTTGGTTTTTTAACCTCACCGCACTGCTCTTGATGCTTTTGTTTGCCTCTTTGGAGGCCAAAGAGAGTGGTTTTTCTCGCCGCCCTAGATTGATTCTCTTTTTGGTGCTGGGTGGCTCCTCTTTGATCGCTCTGCCTTTAGGGTTGCTCACCCAAACTCTCTCAGGCTCTTCGCGCGAATTCATTCCCATCGCAGGCATGGTCGTGGGCAACTCGCTTAGCGCCTATCTTCTGTGCGCCAAAACCCTTCAAGAGCAACTTCTAGGGAATCTCCCCCTCATTGAAGGCAAACTGGCCCTAGGCGACACACTCGCGCACGCCACCCAAGAGGAGCGCCAAAGGACGATGGAACGCGCCATGCTCCCCCTTCTCAATAATCTCAAAAATCTAGGGGTGATCTTTATCCCTGGGGCGATGACAGGGATGCTGCTGGCGGGCTTTGAGCCGATGCAGGCAGCCTCTTTGCAGCTCTCGATCATGCTTTTGCTCTTTTTTGGCTCCCTAAGCGCTTGCTATATCACGAGTCATTACCTCTACAAAGAGGTCTTTTATATTCCCCGATTCAAAGGATAA
- the msrP gene encoding protein-methionine-sulfoxide reductase catalytic subunit MsrP: protein MKPKPSDVTPKELFDQRRSFLKLGAASVVATGSVSNLLAALKTKAPSPLSFIPSENLENLKPNSFEQASGYVNFYEFSTSKTAPVGLSKTLRPYPWELLASGEVENPQSLSIDELYQFPLEERIYRFRCVEGWSMVVPWIGFPLSALLERLKPTTKARYVKFTTLLDPTQFPDQKRGALGVIPHPYVEGLRLDEAMHPLTLLAVGMYGEKLPAQNGAPLRLIVPWKYGFKSIKSIAKIELTQEEPLNTWKLLNPREYGFYANVNPEVDHPRWSQASERLLGSLLKQKTLKFNGYEKEVASLYAGMDLKRDF, encoded by the coding sequence ATGAAGCCAAAGCCTAGCGATGTCACTCCCAAGGAGCTATTTGACCAAAGGCGAAGCTTCCTGAAGCTAGGCGCCGCCTCAGTGGTGGCGACTGGCTCTGTGAGCAATCTTCTAGCCGCACTCAAGACCAAGGCGCCCTCTCCGCTCTCTTTTATCCCCTCTGAAAACCTCGAAAACCTGAAGCCAAACTCTTTTGAACAGGCTAGCGGATATGTCAATTTCTATGAATTTTCCACCTCCAAAACCGCCCCTGTAGGCCTCTCCAAGACACTGCGCCCCTACCCTTGGGAGCTTTTGGCTAGTGGAGAGGTGGAAAATCCCCAAAGCCTCTCCATTGATGAGCTTTATCAATTTCCCTTGGAGGAGAGAATCTACCGCTTTCGATGCGTGGAGGGCTGGTCTATGGTGGTGCCATGGATTGGATTTCCTCTTTCCGCTCTCCTAGAGAGGCTAAAGCCAACCACCAAGGCCCGATATGTCAAATTCACCACCCTCTTGGATCCCACCCAGTTTCCCGATCAAAAAAGGGGCGCACTTGGAGTGATTCCTCATCCTTATGTGGAGGGATTGCGTCTAGATGAGGCGATGCACCCGCTCACTCTCTTGGCGGTGGGGATGTATGGCGAGAAGCTCCCCGCACAAAATGGCGCCCCTCTTCGCCTCATCGTGCCATGGAAGTATGGATTCAAATCGATCAAATCGATTGCCAAAATCGAGCTCACCCAAGAAGAGCCCCTCAACACATGGAAACTCCTCAATCCAAGAGAGTATGGTTTCTATGCCAATGTGAATCCAGAGGTCGATCACCCACGCTGGTCTCAGGCCTCCGAGAGGCTTCTTGGCTCATTACTAAAGCAAAAGACATTGAAGTTTAATGGATATGAAAAAGAGGTCGCCTCTCTTTATGCAGGCATGGACCTAAAGAGAGATTTTTGA
- a CDS encoding peroxiredoxin has translation MACDTGVKAIDSNNEKTSVSNDQNLSTKENKNMSSSLVLRKMPAFETMAYDAATGHYKKVSSQDYEGKWTLICFYPADFTFVCPTEIAAMNAHLDEITGELGVEVLAASTDTHFSHKRFVETEPILKGLKMTIAADPKGDMARAFGVMIEEEGLALRGRFLVNPEGVVVAQEVQAPMVGRNVQELIRQIRAWQHATQTGEVCPAGWRPGKKTLPVNTDAEKMTGRVGDYITLEELLS, from the coding sequence ATGGCATGCGACACTGGAGTCAAAGCAATCGATTCCAACAATGAAAAAACTTCTGTTTCCAATGATCAAAACCTATCCACCAAGGAGAATAAAAATATGTCCAGTTCACTTGTTCTAAGAAAAATGCCCGCGTTTGAGACCATGGCTTATGATGCTGCCACAGGCCACTACAAAAAAGTCTCCAGCCAAGATTATGAAGGCAAATGGACGCTCATCTGCTTCTATCCTGCTGACTTCACCTTCGTCTGCCCCACTGAGATTGCCGCAATGAATGCGCATCTTGATGAGATCACGGGCGAGCTTGGCGTAGAGGTGCTTGCCGCTTCCACGGACACCCACTTCTCTCACAAGCGATTCGTGGAGACTGAGCCCATCCTCAAAGGCCTCAAAATGACGATCGCTGCCGATCCAAAAGGCGATATGGCGAGAGCTTTTGGAGTCATGATCGAAGAGGAGGGTTTGGCGCTTCGCGGTCGATTCTTAGTCAATCCCGAAGGCGTAGTCGTCGCCCAAGAGGTTCAAGCTCCTATGGTGGGACGAAATGTCCAAGAGCTTATCCGACAGATTCGCGCATGGCAGCACGCCACTCAAACCGGTGAAGTTTGTCCCGCGGGCTGGAGACCCGGCAAAAAGACTCTCCCCGTGAACACCGATGCAGAGAAAATGACGGGTCGCGTGGGTGATTACATCACTCTTGAAGAGCTCCTCTCTTAA
- the folP gene encoding dihydropteroate synthase — protein MFVQKIDPANLTAYLTALHSDKGGIHIMAKKGEQFFFKIYRLKTQAALILKQDCLSLGAEFATPKEAILFKEPYQDGILIANQKHLELLIKKCQTQPFGLKELAQTLKSYLKTPSQPLQLMGIINANEDSFYDKSRFLGENALWRIEEMIKEGAHIIDIGAASTRPGSDWVSEEEELKRIRPIAKAIQESRLFERVKFSIDTYNPSVAELCLDCGFSLINDITALKNPRMVSLAKERQCEVVIMHMQGESPRLMQQNPHYENVIETVDRFFVERIETLHESGVTQITLDVGIGFGKSVEHNLKLIRHLSHFKRFGLPLLVGASRKSLIHALSPSMTEERLPGTLILHAEAHKAGASLIRCHDVKEHAQAFKILQALESTEA, from the coding sequence GTGTTCGTCCAAAAAATTGATCCTGCCAACCTCACCGCCTATCTCACCGCCCTCCACTCCGACAAAGGCGGAATCCACATCATGGCCAAAAAAGGCGAGCAGTTCTTCTTCAAAATCTATCGCCTCAAAACTCAAGCCGCCCTCATCCTCAAACAGGATTGTCTCTCGCTTGGGGCAGAATTCGCCACCCCCAAAGAGGCGATTCTCTTTAAAGAGCCCTATCAAGATGGCATCCTCATCGCCAACCAAAAACATCTAGAGCTTCTCATTAAAAAGTGCCAAACTCAACCCTTTGGACTCAAAGAGCTCGCCCAAACCCTCAAAAGCTATCTCAAAACCCCCTCTCAGCCCCTCCAGCTTATGGGAATCATCAACGCCAACGAAGATAGCTTCTATGACAAGAGTCGATTCCTCGGAGAAAATGCTCTTTGGCGCATCGAAGAGATGATCAAGGAAGGGGCTCACATCATTGATATTGGCGCAGCCTCCACGCGTCCGGGGAGTGATTGGGTGAGCGAAGAGGAGGAGCTAAAACGCATCCGACCCATCGCCAAAGCGATTCAAGAATCGCGTCTCTTTGAGCGGGTGAAATTCAGTATCGACACCTACAATCCTAGCGTCGCAGAGCTCTGTTTGGATTGTGGATTTAGCCTCATCAATGACATCACCGCGCTCAAAAATCCTCGCATGGTGAGCCTCGCCAAAGAGCGGCAGTGCGAGGTAGTGATCATGCATATGCAAGGAGAATCTCCTCGATTGATGCAGCAAAATCCCCACTACGAAAATGTGATCGAGACGGTCGATCGATTCTTTGTCGAGCGAATCGAAACCCTCCACGAATCGGGAGTGACTCAAATCACGCTAGATGTGGGAATTGGCTTTGGCAAGAGCGTGGAGCACAATCTCAAACTCATCCGCCACCTCTCTCACTTCAAGCGCTTTGGTCTGCCGCTCCTTGTAGGGGCAAGCCGCAAATCTCTCATTCACGCCCTCTCCCCCTCAATGACTGAGGAGCGCCTCCCTGGCACTCTCATCCTCCACGCCGAAGCCCACAAGGCGGGAGCAAGCCTCATACGATGCCACGATGTCAAAGAACACGCCCAAGCCTTCAAAATCCTGCAAGCCCTAGAATCGACTGAGGCGTAG